A window of the Phaenicophaeus curvirostris isolate KB17595 chromosome 9, BPBGC_Pcur_1.0, whole genome shotgun sequence genome harbors these coding sequences:
- the LOC138724252 gene encoding proline-rich protein 2-like: protein MSFSSLRNPTSPVDQDPPPWTLLTFAACADPIQLIIPAKEGKASPWGTSARSLPALQATSHDLRAATPPIEPEAPPTEKQAPPTDPQPRSQINKPRPRDTNPALRAKPPHSYGDKLRPQRSPHPQPPQGPPVTQAPPNAYPLPLCRPRPQHKQPRPQPRPPHAKPRPPCSSPAHCRLKPRPGHTQTAARAPPLAAKPRPQRNKPHPLGRKAPPTTQKTSPQSAKPRPPRHKPRPHLYKPHPLQIKPLRRALQAPPTAPLSRHSEGGVTCGGGGGGARGAGAGVWGGS, encoded by the coding sequence AtgagcttctcatccctcaGGAACCCCACGTCCCCAGTGGACCAGGACCCTCCTCCCTGGACACTCCTGACGTTTGCAGCCTGCGCAGACCCCATACAGCTCATTATCCCCGCCAAGGAGGGGAAAGCATCCCCGTGGGGCACCTCAGCCCGGTCCCTACCGGCCCTGCAAGCCACAAGCCACGACCTCAGAGCCGCGACCCCGCCCATCGAGCCAGAAGCCCCGCCCACAGAGAAACAAGCCCCGCCCACAGACCCGCAACCACGCTCCCAGATCAACAAGCCCCGGCCCCGAGACACAAACCCCGCCCTCAGAGCCAAACCGCCACACTCGTATGGCGATAAGCTCCGCCCACAGCGCTCACCCCACCCACAGCCCCCACAAGGCCCCCCCGTTACACAAGCCCCGCCCAACGCGTACCCACTGCCTCTATGTAGGCCCCGCCCACAACACAAACAGCCCCGCCCTCAGCCCCGCCCACCGCACGCCAAACCACGCCCACCTTGCTCAAGCCCCGCCCACTGCCGCTTAAAGCCCCGCCCAGGACACACGCAAACAGCGGCCAGAGCCCCGCCCCTGGCGGCCAAGCCCCGCCCACAGCGCAACAAGCCCCACCCTCTGGGACGCAAAGCCCCGCCCACGACGCAGAAAACCTCGCCCCAGAGCGCGAAACCACGCCCACCTCGGCACAAACCACGCCCACACCTGTACAAACCACACCCACTGCAAATCAAGCCCCTGCGCCGCGCCCTacaagccccgcccaccgcgcCGCTCTCGCGCCATTCAGAGGGCGGTGTCACGTGCGgaggcggtggcggcggcgcgcgcggggcgggcgcgggAGTGTGGGGCGGCTCGTGa